TTGTGTTTGATTTGTGGTTATTTCAAATCTAAAAATTGGAACATCCTATTTTTTTACCCCCTTAGTGGAATTTGCGAAAGAAAATATACGTTACCTTTTGCCGTGGTTTAGGATGTTTAAACTAAGAGGTAAACACATGAAAAAACTGATTGGCCTGATGGCCGTAGTCTCCCTGGTGGCTTGCTCCGAATCGACCGATCCAGCTACCGCCGCTTCAAATTTTGGTGCTGCCGCTAACCAAGGCACTAACCAAGGAACCGATCAAGGTACCGGCACGCAAAACCAGAACCCGTGCACGACCGATGCCCAGGGCGCAGCTTTGGTTTTTGACGCCGCGACCAATCTTTGCTTTAACCAGGTCACAAGAAAGTATTATAACCCGACGACCGGTTTTTATGTTGACCCGGCTACGGGCATTCCTCTCCAGTCCAGCAGCTCTGTGGCTCAGGTTCCGATGTCTGAAACTGTCATTGACCCCTATGCTGGCATGAGCTCTTCTTCTGTAGCCCCGATTGGCCCTGCCTCTTCGTCTGCTGTAGCTCCGGCCTCCTCCTCCTCTTCGCAGACTGTTGCTCCGAAGTCCAGTGCCGCGACGGTAGTAAAATCTTCTTCGTCCGTAGCTGTTGACGACGGCAAGTTCAAACTGGAATTGTGGGACGGCGCCGCTGGCGAAGCCCAGGTGCAGACCGGCAACAAGACCGGAGGCTGGTGGTACAGCTACGGTAACGACGGTTCCGAGATTACATGGGGTGCCGCAGTGGGCGATGAATACGACGATGGTTCCATGGCTCCTGTAGTGGCCGCATGTAGCGGTGTTTGCGGTGACTACGTCATTGGCGGAACCGACGAATATCCGTACCTCGGTTTTGGCTTTGGCTATGCCAAGGCGAATACGACTACGGGTGATGCCACTGCCATTAAGGGCATTTGCGTTACCTACACCTATTCGGGTGATGCCACGTTCGCCATTGAACTTGGTTTGACCACGGCTCAAGAGAACAAGCTTGGCAGTGCCCTCCCGATGGTTGAATTGCCGGCGGGTACCAAGAAGACGCTTGATTTCTCTTGGACCGATTTTGTTCAGCCGACTTGGGCAACTACGACCATGACCGGTGCCAATGCCGCCAAGCAGTTGTCTTCCATCAAGTTCAAGTTTGCAGACCCCAAGGCTGGCGATACGGGCTCCTTCGCGGTCTACAAGATTGGTCCTCAGGGTTCCTGCAACTAATCCCTGCTTACAGGTTAAAAAAAGGTCCCGCATGGCGGGGCTTTTTTTTATGCGCTATTTACTTGAATCGCTTGCAAAAGCTGCAGGTTTTGCAAAGGGGGTGACGCAGCTCGTGCTTTTGGAACCCTTCGCGGAGGTTTGCGGCGAGCGGGCTCTCGAGAATCTCAAGAAGGCTTTGTTCCTGGATGCGCCCGAGGAGTATCTGCCCTCCGTGATCGAGGCAACAGGCGACTACGCGTCCGTCGTGTAGAATGCCGCAGTGCGTGTCGAGGGCGAGGCATGTCCCCCTGGCCGAAACTCCGCTTTGGACCGTTCCGCTTGCTGGCGCTACGGGCCACTCGAACCGGCTATCTTCGTGCAGGTAGAGCCTGCCCGTGACCTCAAAGCTCTTGTGGCGGCTGCAAAAGTGCCCCGGCTCCACCTGCGTCCCGAATGCTTTGTTGACCTGTTCCAGCATATAGCGGTTCCATGCGGAAGCCATGTCGTCGCCCACGTTCCAAAGGCGCAGGTTGATGTACAAGTCGGGCCGCGCCATGAGGGCGATGCGGCAAAAGTCGAGTACATTTTGTAAATGCCCCGTGGCCTCCGCCTGCGGGAGTTCTGCATAGGCGTGCGTCGAAAAGTTCACTTGGCGTACGGCGGGGCTTTGCAAAATGTGGTGCCCGCAGCGTGCAACGGTTGTGCCATTGGTGGTGAGGTTCAGTTTGAGCTTGGTGTGTTCCAGTTTTTTGACGTAGTGCGCGAATCCAGGGTGGAACGTGGGTTCGCCCAGCACGTGGAAGTACACGTTTTGCGCCCCGACCTGCTCGGCGCCTTCAATGCACTTTTCAAAGAGTCCCGAGGGCATGAAAGTGCGGCGTTCCGCTCCGGTGGCGACTCCGCAGGGGCAAAAACTGCAATGCAGGTTACATACGTCTGTAATTTCGATATAGACGCTGTTCATTGTCGGTGCTATTTCCCGAGCGTTTTTTTCAATGCCCGGATGGCGTTGCCTCGGTGGCTGATGAGTTTCTTTTCTTCGAGTTCCATTTGGGCGAAGGTGCGGGTTTCGCCCTCGGGTACAAACAACGGGTCGTAACCGAAGCCCATGTCGCCGACGGGTGCATGATTGATATTGCCGCGGCACTCTCCCTCGTAAATGAGCGGGTCGGTGATGACGAGCTTGCCGTCGGCGGCAGGTTCCACCTTTTGGTACGAGAGGGCGCAAAAGTAGCGTGCCCTGCGGTCCTCGATGCCGTCGAGCTTGGCGAGCAGTTTGTCGTTGTTGGCACCGTCATTGCCGTGGCCACCGGCATAGCGGGCGCTGTAGATTCCCGGTTCGCCGTTCAAGGCTAACACTTCCAGACCCGAGTCGTCGGCGAGGACGGTAGCCTCGATACCGCGGGCGGCAAGCCACTTGGCGGTGGTATTCGATTTGATGATGGCGTTTTCGGCAAAGGTCTTGCCGTCTTCCACGATGTCGCCGTCAAAGCCGATGTCTTTGAGAGTCTTGAATTCGTAATGGTCCGTGCCCAAAATGTGGGCGAAGTCCCTGATTTTCCCAGCGCTGCCGGTAGCGATAACAAATAAATGCTTCATTATTTAGCGGTTGGTGATTTGTTTACTATTTAATAATGTTCCGGTTTCATGACGATTAAGATGGCGTCGACGACAACGCCTACGCCGCACAGGCCCGCGGTGCAGAGCCACAGGATGCCTGTCCAGATTTTTCCTTCGTAAAAGCGGTGTAAGCCCAAGTAGCCCAGCAAAATGCAGAGGGCAAGGGCTATCCATTTGTTGTGTTCACCTTCGGCTGGCATAGAGACTCCTTTGCTTTGGTGTGAATATAAAAAATTTCCTGTTGGTTAAACACCCAAAGACGATGCTTCTGTTACCTCAAATATTTTTTTGTAATCGTTTAACCGCTTGCTTTTCATGATCTGCTTGTGGAGCTTTGCCGGGAGTGCCGTTTGGAATTCCCAAAAGGCGTGCATACGGTTGAGAATCTGGTTTTCTTCGGGGCAAAGGCGAGTCGCGTCGTCTAAAAATCCCTGGTGCATTTTTAGGATGGCCAAAAGCCGCTCTTCGGCGCTCCATGGGCGCCCGCTCATGTATTCGGCGGCGAGGGTCGGCTGGGCGAGCAGCCCTCGGCCAATCATGACACCTGAGAGTTTCGGGTATTTCGTTTTAAAGGCGTGGATTTGCCCAATGTTTTGAATATCGCCGTTAAAAATCAGCGGGTGCTTGCATTGCTCGTAGAATAGTTCAAAGGCCTGCATGTCGAGAGCCCCCTTGTACTGCTGCCGCCCGAGGCGTGGGTGCAACGTGATGTGCTTTAGGGGTATGTTGTTTAAAACAGGGAGCAGTTGCAAACCCTCGCCATCATGATCCAAGCCAAGACGCATTTTTATGGAAAAATGAATGTGGTTCAGTTTGTTTATTTTGTCTGCAATCTGTTTGACTATGTCGGGGTGGGGTAGCATTCCCGAACCGCGACCGTGCCCGGTTTGCATGGGGTAGGGGCATCCCAGGTTCAGGTCGATTTCGGTAAAACCTGCTTGTTCTAGAGATTTGACGAGTTTTTGGAATTCGTCGGGCCCGCTAAAAATGATTTGCGGAACGGTATGGGTAGAGGGGTTGTTCTCGGGGAGGGCGTCTTTTAGGTCGCGCGGGCGGGGTTCCCCCTTTTGCAGCCTGATGAAGGGTGTGTAGTAATGCTCGATGCCGCCGATGTGCCGTGCGAGATTTTCGCGGTAGATGGCGTCGGTATAACCTTGGATGGGGGCAAGAAGCAGGGGGAGCATACTCCTAAAAAATACAAAATGCTATTTTGACTGGTATGAAGACGAATTATGTGCAATATAGCTTGGCGGCCTTCTCGTTGGGCCTGATTTCCCTGGGACTCTTGTCGTGCGCGTCGGGTGGCGCTGCCGAAAAGGCTCCGGCAAACGACGTTCCTCCCGCGGTGCAGGCGGTGAGTGCCGAGGCGGCGCAGCTTCCCATGGTCAATGTGCCCTCGACGACGTTTGAGTTGCGCATGATTGACGCCACGCACGAAGTGCGCGTGATAGAAAAGCCGACGCTTGCGGCTCTAGATTTTGCAGCCTACTACGCGAACCCGATTCGCCTTGCGGGCAAGGATGAAAAACCCGAGAACTACCAGGGAACGATGGCGGGGGCGAAGATTGCCGAGTACCCGTTCCCCATGCTCGATTCCATTTCGGAATTCCAGCCGACTTCGGTGACGACGGTTGTGCCCGTCGTGTGGGAACCGTTCTCCAAGATGCTCTACACGCAAACCGGTTCCGACACGCTTGCACAGGTGTTGAATGCCGTGGAGGCGGTCAAGTGGAACGAACCCGAGGTGTTCCGTGCCTTCCAGATGGTGACCCGCCTGTGGGGCGTGCCCGTCGCAGGTTCCCCCGATGGGGCCTCGGCGAAGGTGGAATGGTGGGTCGAGGTGATGCCAGCTGTTTGGACGAACCGCGCTCCGTTCTATGGAAAACTGAAGTTCGCGTCGTCGGGCGAGACTGCCGAAATCTTGAACTTTTACTTGACGGGTGAATTGAACGCCGAAGACGCCATGAACTGGGCGCGCACGCTCTCTTCGTACTGGTACCCGACTTTGAATACCGACTTGGAACCGCATACGCCGGGCGATGTCTGGCCTGCCGGTACGCGTAACAAGCCGTTCGCCGTGA
The Fibrobacter sp. UWP2 DNA segment above includes these coding regions:
- a CDS encoding tRNA-dihydrouridine synthase family protein — protein: MLPLLLAPIQGYTDAIYRENLARHIGGIEHYYTPFIRLQKGEPRPRDLKDALPENNPSTHTVPQIIFSGPDEFQKLVKSLEQAGFTEIDLNLGCPYPMQTGHGRGSGMLPHPDIVKQIADKINKLNHIHFSIKMRLGLDHDGEGLQLLPVLNNIPLKHITLHPRLGRQQYKGALDMQAFELFYEQCKHPLIFNGDIQNIGQIHAFKTKYPKLSGVMIGRGLLAQPTLAAEYMSGRPWSAEERLLAILKMHQGFLDDATRLCPEENQILNRMHAFWEFQTALPAKLHKQIMKSKRLNDYKKIFEVTEASSLGV
- a CDS encoding radical SAM/SPASM domain-containing protein — translated: MNSVYIEITDVCNLHCSFCPCGVATGAERRTFMPSGLFEKCIEGAEQVGAQNVYFHVLGEPTFHPGFAHYVKKLEHTKLKLNLTTNGTTVARCGHHILQSPAVRQVNFSTHAYAELPQAEATGHLQNVLDFCRIALMARPDLYINLRLWNVGDDMASAWNRYMLEQVNKAFGTQVEPGHFCSRHKSFEVTGRLYLHEDSRFEWPVAPASGTVQSGVSARGTCLALDTHCGILHDGRVVACCLDHGGQILLGRIQEQSLLEILESPLAANLREGFQKHELRHPLCKTCSFCKRFK
- a CDS encoding TM2 domain-containing protein, coding for MPAEGEHNKWIALALCILLGYLGLHRFYEGKIWTGILWLCTAGLCGVGVVVDAILIVMKPEHY
- the rdgB gene encoding RdgB/HAM1 family non-canonical purine NTP pyrophosphatase yields the protein MKHLFVIATGSAGKIRDFAHILGTDHYEFKTLKDIGFDGDIVEDGKTFAENAIIKSNTTAKWLAARGIEATVLADDSGLEVLALNGEPGIYSARYAGGHGNDGANNDKLLAKLDGIEDRRARYFCALSYQKVEPAADGKLVITDPLIYEGECRGNINHAPVGDMGFGYDPLFVPEGETRTFAQMELEEKKLISHRGNAIRALKKTLGK